ATATCACCATGTTTTGTTCTCTCTTTTCTCCACTTTACAATACTTAAAGTTGCTTTTCTCTATCCCCTTCTCGCAGAAGCAGAGAAAAGGTTGCGTGGTATTTAAGGGAGGACATTGCTACGTTGGAACTACAGTGGTATTTTGAAGTTATTTTTTTTACAGACGTTCGCTAAGTGAAAAAACAGCAATTCTATTGTTGATTTTCCGTAAAAACAGCGGTGGAATTCCTGTTCTGAGCTCTCAAAGAACGATTAACCTATCGGAATTACTTAAAAAAAGCCTTTTTTCATTTTTTCAAGAGAAGGGTGAGATCTTTGTCAATTTCAGGATTTTCTAAAACTTCAGCAAACTCATGAACCCACTTTTTGATTCGTTTTTTATCAAGTTTTGGGTGAGCAGCTAAGATCATTTCAATATCAATGAGATCTTTTGGGCGGTGTGCAACCGCTTTCATGATAATAAGGTCTTCAGGTGTTGGCAGTGGGAGTTTTAATTTTCCGAGTTTGACAAACTTTCTTCTCGAAACACTTTCTTCCTCAAATGGTAAGGCACCAAAAGAAAGATCAAGATCAATTCCAGAACTATGTTGCATAAGAAGCACACGATTTTTTTTTGCAAACTGAAGTGCGTTTGAAATACGCGCCTGGAAACCAAATTGCTTGCCAAGGTTAAAAAACTTTGCCCATTCATCTTGCTCAAGTAGAATAAGGGCATCAATATCTTGGGTTGTCCGCGGTTTTCCTAACAACGAAACAGCAATACCACCTATAATCACGGCTTTTACCTCAGATTTTTCAAACCATGTAATAAGGTCTTGTAGAACAGTATCAAACGAAGGTTGAAGTTTTTTCACACTCACGCAGTAAGCCTCGCTCTTAATTTTTTCCAGTTTTGCTGAGCATCTGTGCGTTGAGTTTCTTTTTCACGTGAAGAAAGGGAGAAAAAATGTGGAACTGAAAGAAGCGTTAGCAGTTGTTGATATTTCTGCACAAAGGAAGTTTTTTGCAGCTGCACCTTTTCAATCTTTGCAACTGCCTGCCATCTGCTGAGAAAGGCTTTTGCTTGTTGTTTTGTGAGTTTTTTCATCGGGAAGTGTTATGCCTAAAAAATTTCTTTTCAGCAAGGAGGAAGATCAAAAACTCGGAAGCCAGGACATCGTTGAAATGAAAAAAGAAGGCGTGCATTTATTACACTGGAAAACTTTTCTCAACAAATTATGGAATGATGAGATTATTCTGAAAGGGTAGATTTCAGAATAAATCCACTGTCCACACGCTTATAGAAGAGCCTCATTTTAGAATGTGCATTTTTAGTTTTCATTTTTTTCGTCTTCCCCTACACTGCGCTACCATTATGACAGAAAATAACAATTCGATTGCTCCCATTTCTTTTATGAAACGGTTTTTTAAAGCCTTTTCCACTGCTCCCCGAGCTTTTTTTGTCCATGAAGCTGCTGGTGGTGTTTTCCTCTTATTCAGTGCAGTTGTGGCTTTGCTGATAGCAAACTCTTCAGCGTCCGAGGCTTACTACCACTTTTTACACACGCCGCTCGCTTTAACTTTGGGAGCATTTACGGCTTCAACTAGCATTCATCACTTTATCAACGATGGCCTCATGGTCATTTTTTTCTATTATGTGGGCTTAGAGATTAAGCGCGAAATTGTATTTGGTGAGCTTTCTCAAATGAAGCAAGCTTCTCTTCCCATTGTGGCTGCTGTGGGAGGAATGATTGTTCCCGCCTTGATTTACGTGAGTTTTAATTCAGCACCTCCTTATGAAGTGGGTTGGGGAATTCCCATGGCAACTGATATTGCGTTTGCCGTTGGAGTATACTCTCTTTTTGGAAAACGTTTTTTATCTTCTTTGAAACTTTTCCTCCTTACTTTTGCGATTATCGACGATATTGGTGCGGTGTTGGTTATTGCCCTCTTCTACACCAAAACCTTGTCACCTCTCTATTTGCTGGTTGCATCAAGTTTGCTTCTCATCATTTTTTTGTTGATGAGAGCCAATGTTCGTAACATTGCTATTCAAATTCTTTTTGCCATTTTGGTTTGGGCCTGTTTTCTCAAATCTGGAGTGCATGCAACCATTGCTGGAGTTGTTTTGGCATTTTTAACGCCGTCAAAACTCAATCCAAGCAAGCGCCATTTTTTGGTTGAAACAGGAAGTGACAAAGTGGAATCGCCTCTGAGTTACTGGATGCATCATCTTCATCCGTGGGTCAGTTTTCTCATTCTTCCTCTTTTTGCTTTTGCAAATGCTGGCATTACCTTTAAAGAAGGCGAAAGCTTGCCGGTACTTTTTTCTCATCCTATTACACTTGGAGTTGGCATTGGCTTGTTGGTAGGAAAGCCTCTGGGAATCACCCTCTTTTCTTTTGCCACCAAAAAACTTGGGCTTGCCGAACTTCCCCGCGGTGCAGGTTGGTTGCATATGCTGGGGGTTGGTTTTCTTGGCGGGATTGGATTTACCATGTCCTTGTTTGTAGGAGGTTTGGCATTTGAACGAGGACATCTTGAAGATTTTTCAAAACTTGGTATTTTCAGCGCTTCTGTTTTAGCCACTATTTTTGGCTTGGGATTATTGCTGCTGGCTCATAAAAGAGAAAAGACAAAACAACATGATTAAGTTTCTTTCTCGCAACAGACATTTTTTTCTTCTCATCGGCCTCTTTCTTTTTTATGCGCTTTTTACTCTTTCCACCACTTTTTCGTGGGCTGGTCCAGTTGTTCTGATTTCTTTTTCTCTTGTTCTTTTGGCAAGCATCATTTCTGTCAGCACCAACAAAAAAATATTTTCCATTGCTCTTCTTTTGGGAGTAGTGGCGCTAGGCCTCGACTGGTATGTCTTTGCAAGTCATCGCATAGATTATTTTCTGTTTACTCTTTTTTCAAAAATGGCGGTCCTTGGTTTCACTATAGGAATAATGCTCTATAAACTTTTGGAAGATACAAAAGAAGTCACGTTGAATACTATTTATGGTTCGATGTGTGTTTATATTATGCTGGGCATTTTTTGGGGAATGCTTTTTGTAGGCGTGGAGCATTTGTATCCCGGTTCTTTTTACGTTCAGTCTAGCAATTTACCTTTTTATATTCACCCGAACAATCCTTTCCCTTATCCGTTCGATCTTTTTTATTTTAGCTTTGTGACTATCACTACTGTGGGATATGGAGATATTGTTCCGGCTACTCCGCTAACGCAGTCTTTATCAGCATTAGAAGCTTTGCTTGGGCAATTTTATATGGTTATTCTTGTGGCAAGATTTGTGGGGCTTCATATTCATCATCATTCCACAAGTCTTCGCGAGAAAGTGTTGGGAGAATAATGAAGCAAATTTTTGCCATCTCTTTAGGCGGGGCGCTTGGTGCAGTGTCGAGACACTATCTGGTTTTGGCGATGCACCATTTGTTTAGTTCTCTTTCTTTTCCCGTTGGAACATTGTCGGTAAATGTTTTGGGATGTTTTATTTTAGGACTTGCGATTATTTTTTTTCAGCATCAAACACAGGATACTTTTTTGCTTCGAAGTTTTTTTGTGATTGGAATGTTGGGAAGTTTTACTACTTTTTCAGCCTTTAGTTATGAAACCTTTTTGTTGTTGAAAGAAGGTGCTCACTTCAAAGCCTTATGGAACGTGGTTTCCCAGGTTTCCATTTCTTTGGTGGCGATTTTTTTAGGCATGTGTTTAATGGAAAAAATTCTGTAGAGAAAAATGGTCCGCGAAGATAACAAACAAATCATTGCAATGGGTGGCGGAAGTTTTGGAAGCCAAGATGCAAATCTATTGCTTGAACGCTATGTGCTGAAGCAATGCCGAAAAAAAAATCCGCGCGTGTGTTTTATTCCCACAGCAAGTGGTGAAAGCCCAGAATATATTTTGCAGTTTTATGACGTGTTTCATCATTTGAATACCAAGCCCAGCCATCTTTCATTTTTCAAACCACCGTCCGCAGATTTGCGCGGATTTCTTTTAGATCATGACATTATCTATGTTGGTGGCGGAAACACCAAAAGCATGTTGGCTTTGTGGCGCGAATGGGGCGTGGATAAAATGTTGCGCGAAGCGTGGAACGAAGGTGTGGTGCTGTGTGGAGTAAGTGCTGGCGCTATTTGCTGGTTTGCAGAAGGGGTCACCGATTCCATTCCGGGCAAGCTCACCAAGCTCAAGTGCCTAGGGTTTCTTCGTGGCAGTAACTGCCCTCATTATGACGGCGAAGTGAATCGCAGGCCGGCGTACCACCAACTGCTCAAAGCAGGAAAAATCAGCAAAGGCATTGCCTGTGATGATGGAGCAGCCTTGCATTATATTGGCACCCAGCTGCACCAAGCCATCAGCTGCAAACCCAACGCCAAGGCTTATCAGCTGAAAACAGCAGGTTCAGAAGTAAGGGAACAAGCCATGGCTACGCATTATTTGGGGAAGTGAGTTCAAGCCTTTCCTGATGAAGCTCTTAGGAAACATTCTAACACCGACTTATTTTTCACGTTTTTATTGACTTTTTTTCATGTTAGGTGCTGTTTTGAAAAAAAAGAAGGCTGTGGAAGGAAAAAGGAAGCAACTTTTTTCAAAATGAGCCGATACTTTTTACGTAGCACCTAACAGATGAAATAACATCGGAGGGATTATGGCGGTCATGAACGTAGCATTAGCATTGGGTATGGGTGGTTCGGTTGAAGAGCATATGATGAATCCGGAAGAGGCTAAAAGTGTAAGGAAGCCTTCGTCAAAACCGACAGCAAAATCAGCTGAATGCCAGAAACCTATGCAAGGTACTGGTACTGGTGCCAGGGAGCTCTATGCAGAAATGCAAATGGCTTACAAAGCTTGTATTGCTGGAAAAAAATAAAAAAGACCGCTGATGAGGCGGTCTTTTTCTTTTTGCTTTGAATGTCTTTAGTGACTGCAGCAGCTAGAGCTTTCGGTTTTTGCGGGTTTTTCGTTACAGCAGCTTGATTTATCGCGGCACTTCATTTTGCAGATTAATGCATCTAATGAGAACGCACCTGCGCCGAAGAACAAGACAACAAGGACTGTGTATAAGTAGGCAAAAGGACCTTGCTCAGCAAGCGCCTTTGCAAATGGGCCCACGCCAGCCAAAAGGCTTGGCACGTCTGTGCCATGAGCGGCGCAAAGCGCTACCAGCATTGTGATGGCAAGTGGGATGGACACAAGGCGTGAGGCCAAACCCAAAAGCAAGCAAATGCCACCAACAGCTTCAACACTTGCAACAAGGTACACTTGAGCTTGTGGAAAAGGCAGCCCAAGGTTTGTAAAAAAACCGGTTACTTGTTCAATGTTTCCAAATTTTCCCATGCCAGCTTGGAAAAAACTCCATCCCCAAACGATGCGGATGAACAACAAAAAAGGATGCTTCAAGCACCCTAGCCAACACATCAACTTACAGTAACATTTTGTGACCTTACAATCGCTTCCCATTCCCATATATTCCCCCTGTTAAAATAATGTTAATAAATGACGCAGGGCATCTTAACGAAATTTAAATCTGATGACCACATTTTTCTTCAAGAGTTTGTTCTTCTTCTAAGTAAAATTTTTTTCGTATTTCACTTGGAGGAAGGGGACACGTTTTTTGACAGCTGAAAAGCTTGTGACGAAAATGAGCAAAAAGCATGTAAGCGGGGTCGCGCATAATACGAGGAAAAATTAAAAAAACAGAAAACATATTCCACGGAAAGCTAAGTTCTTTCAGTGTGCGCAACACAGCAGCAGAGCGAAAATAGCATTTTCCATCTTGGATCAACATTGCGGTATCAAGTTTTGGTGTTGGAACAACGCGAAAAGCTTTCAATGTGGCCTTTGCTTCTTTGCTTTTTAAACTTGCAAAGCGAAACATGTTTTTTTTATCACGTTTAGCGCAAAACCATGCAAATCGTGTACAAAACGAGCATGAGCCAT
The sequence above is drawn from the Deltaproteobacteria bacterium CG11_big_fil_rev_8_21_14_0_20_42_23 genome and encodes:
- the nhaA gene encoding Na+/H+ antiporter NhaA, with product MKRFFKAFSTAPRAFFVHEAAGGVFLLFSAVVALLIANSSASEAYYHFLHTPLALTLGAFTASTSIHHFINDGLMVIFFYYVGLEIKREIVFGELSQMKQASLPIVAAVGGMIVPALIYVSFNSAPPYEVGWGIPMATDIAFAVGVYSLFGKRFLSSLKLFLLTFAIIDDIGAVLVIALFYTKTLSPLYLLVASSLLLIIFLLMRANVRNIAIQILFAILVWACFLKSGVHATIAGVVLAFLTPSKLNPSKRHFLVETGSDKVESPLSYWMHHLHPWVSFLILPLFAFANAGITFKEGESLPVLFSHPITLGVGIGLLVGKPLGITLFSFATKKLGLAELPRGAGWLHMLGVGFLGGIGFTMSLFVGGLAFERGHLEDFSKLGIFSASVLATIFGLGLLLLAHKREKTKQHD
- the crcB gene encoding fluoride efflux transporter CrcB, which gives rise to MFAISLGGALGAVSRHYLVLAMHHLFSSLSFPVGTLSVNVLGCFILGLAIIFFQHQTQDTFLLRSFFVIGMLGSFTTFSAFSYETFLLLKEGAHFKALWNVVSQVSISLVAIFLGMCLMEKIL
- a CDS encoding peptidase E translates to MVREDNKQIIAMGGGSFGSQDANLLLERYVLKQCRKKNPRVCFIPTASGESPEYILQFYDVFHHLNTKPSHLSFFKPPSADLRGFLLDHDIIYVGGGNTKSMLALWREWGVDKMLREAWNEGVVLCGVSAGAICWFAEGVTDSIPGKLTKLKCLGFLRGSNCPHYDGEVNRRPAYHQLLKAGKISKGIACDDGAALHYIGTQLHQAISCKPNAKAYQLKTAGSEVREQAMATHYLGK
- a CDS encoding DoxX family protein, coding for MGMGSDCKVTKCYCKLMCWLGCLKHPFLLFIRIVWGWSFFQAGMGKFGNIEQVTGFFTNLGLPFPQAQVYLVASVEAVGGICLLLGLASRLVSIPLAITMLVALCAAHGTDVPSLLAGVGPFAKALAEQGPFAYLYTVLVVLFFGAGAFSLDALICKMKCRDKSSCCNEKPAKTESSSCCSH
- a CDS encoding thiol-disulfide oxidoreductase; its protein translation is MESKALLLFDGSCSFCTRFAWFCAKRDKKNMFRFASLKSKEAKATLKAFRVVPTPKLDTAMLIQDGKCYFRSAAVLRTLKELSFPWNMFSVFLIFPRIMRDPAYMLFAHFRHKLFSCQKTCPLPPSEIRKKFYLEEEQTLEEKCGHQI